The nucleotide window TGCAAATAGGACGTTATTGAGTTTAAGTGGTGGAAAGGGGGGTGGTAGAGTTTGGTTGCCTTGAGCCAAAACAGGGATAGTCATGTCATTACCAACAATGATATTTTTATTAGTGCACGAATTAAAATTAGACGGGGAATATATACATTGCTGGTTGGCCGAGTGTGACGTTGCTCCAGTGTCCATCAACCCGTGATCCGGAGGATTCAGCGACATGGTGTAAAGTGCCTGCTCGATGTCTGTGGGAGTGTAACCGATGTGATGTGCCTGATCCGAACGCGGGCCCAAAATGCCTTGGGAAGAATTGTTGTTGGGCCGAGAGAGATATGGACAGGGGGGTTGGGCTTGTTGGTTGTTCCAGTTTTGGGCTTGGCCGTTCAAAAGACCAGCCCACTGACTTGCTGTCCAATTGGAAGGAAACACAATGTATGGGTGATTATGTTGATTGTAGGATGAACGTCCACGACTGCCATTATTACGCCCCCGACCACGGCCGCGTCTACCACGACCACGACCACGGTCAGATGAGAAGGTAGGGTAGTCGGCTGTGGTAAGGGATGGATTGTTGGCCAGTGGCCGATAACGCAGTGGCTGCCGATTGAGAAGCCCGAGTTACATAACGGTTCTTCTTGGTTTCTTCAAAGGTTAAGCGAGACCGGACCTCGTTGAAGGAGGGCAATGGAGTTTTATTCTGCAAGACAGTGGAAATACCATCATATTGCTCGGTAAGACCGGTTAACACCTTTATCACAAGCGTATGATCATCGACGGGAGCACCTACACTGTTGAGTTGATCGGCAAGATGTTTGGCATGCTGACAATATTCCGACATCGACTGGAAGTTATCGAGGCTGAGATTGGCAAACTCTTGATCGAGAAATATCGCACGGGTAGTCTTGTTGTCAGAGAACTCGTTCTTTACCAACGTCCAGGCTTCGTATGCGGACTGACCCGGTTTGAGAATGATGTGCAGCAGTTATTGAGAAATAGTGGCATAGATCCACTGGAGGATGATTGCATCAATTCGGACCAGTCGGCGTCTTCTTTAGAGTTATCAGCCGATTTTTCCGAGTCCGAGGATGACGATTTAGCAGCAGACGGACGTTGAGCAAGATGATCGTGCACATCATAAATCCGGCAGTGCACTTGAAAGAGAGCCGACCACATGGAGTAGTGTGTTGAGTCCTTTTCCAGAACGATCGGGACATGAGTTTTGATATATGTGACCGTGAGGGCTGGGTGAAGAGAAGTGTCCATGAGGTAGAAGATGAAGGAGACGAAACAGAAGGGAGGAGCAATCGGCAGAGGAGGGCGGCGAAGAgaatattagggtttaggatcgGTTATATGGCTGATACCATATAAGAATTATTCAAGATGCTTTTCTCATTCCTTTACGTGTCCCTATATATACAATCAGTAAGTCTCCTAATATATAGGAGATCATAAACAAATCAATTACAATTATTTACCAATATACAAATATTCTATTAATTTCTTAATATAAAAGGCTTTAAAAAAAGTTAAGGATTTAGATTTCTACCTCTTCACCATCCTCCTTACTTGGGACAATACACAATGCTTGTGGTTGTTTCACACTAGTCTTGATGTGAAGTAGAAGGGTGAAGGCGTAGCACCTGATCTTCTCGGAAGTAGGCGGACACTGAACGATCAGAGGGTGAAACAATGGCTCACATGCTAATCCCAGGAAGATAGACTGGAGCCGTGTAGGTCTTTTAAGACCAAGATGTTGTTGCAACCCTTTCAAAAGGTTCAGATTTAGTTCTGGCTGTATTATGTCTTGAAACCTAAAAACGGGGTTGACTTTTTCCCCCGTGGTTGTAACCTGAAATAAAATAACTGTGTTAGAAAGTGAAAAATAGACTAAAGATAAGTATCAACTAAAAATCTCATGTACCGATATCATTTCAGGGTCGTTATCTTGAAGCAAGAATTGACTAAGAGAATAAACTGTCGCCATGATTACCCTGCATAAATtagaaaacaaaaaacaaaactcaatatatatatatatatatatgtatgtatatgctTTATGATCACGGGTTCCAGATCCGGCTCCAGGTCATATTTGCAACGAAACTGGACCATGAGCGAATAGGTCAAATAAGTTTAGTTTTATGAACACCACTCACCCATCCAGAGCCGGTTTATATTTTTTCATTTAAGTTACAATGGGATTCTAAGTTGTAAAAGCTTTAGACGCCAGAAAGAATGGAACGAACCATAATTCGCATAACTATTTTTTAACTTGAAGGATGGTTCAAATCGATGTTCGTTAGTATCCGACGACATAGACTTTTACGACCCATGACTAATTATTTTAATGGGTTAAAAGGGGCTCAAACTTGTACTATATTATACAGTAATAATCATGTTCATCCCAAAAGGAAGTTTAGAATCCCATGGATTTATTAACAAAGAGACATTCTAAAATTACGATGGTAATAAATACAATTACATAACCTTTCAACCACTAAGATATTTGAGCAGATATTATCGTTATACATCTTCAAGACCAGCTGAGCATAAACCATCCCAGTTTCTTATTTATGTAGTTATTATAAAGCCACCGATTCAATTTATATCTATACTAAATCACCATATATGGAAGAAGTAAAATATAAGTGTgcttaaataataaaataaaagtttaTGTATCAAACCCTTCGACTCGACTTACCCTCTTCAATTTACAATCACCAAAACAAATATGGGTAGACTATTATACTACCTACCACCAAAAGACTAATGGAGGCGGTTACCAAAAGAAATGCGATTCAAAAAGAGATACGGGTGGACTACATATATGCATGATTTTGTGTACACTAAAAATGCGATTCAAAAAGAGATACGGTTAATGCCTTCTCATAATGTAATGAAAGTAGAGATTACCTCGCCGGAGCAGCGGTGTGAGGCGGCGTATGCGTGAAGACGAACCACCAAAACGGAAATGTGCAGATGATTCAGAAATATGAGCTGAAAGTTGCCAGGGTTACTCAAATAAAATGCAGTGCAAAAGAGACAAAAGAACTTTTGACACTAAAATGACCGGTTTGACCTTAGGTCTTACAAGAAGAATGACCTATGTAGGGCTCCTAATAACACTAAAtacatattttattaaattttgtgAATTTATTAATTTTATATTTCGTAATGATACTATTTTCAAATACATGTACTCTTCATTTCTAATAAACGAATAAAATATATTCTATATGAGTTGAGTTTTGTATTAATACGaaacaatataataataaagAAAAATGAAAGTAATAAGAGTTTATTGTTACTTTGTAAATTTTATGACTCTTCTTAAAATTTTGACTCCCTAACCGAGGATAAcaacatattttcataaatatacaTGTGAAATCTGATAGATTTGTATAACCAATACATGAAGAGTATTTCTTTCCAACGACTTATATACTAGTATTTTGTTTTTATAGTATGTTTCACAAGGATAGACATATTTTTACTATGTTTTTATTTTACCCGACTCGACTTGAAAAATTACAGAGATAGATGGATAAAAACATAATGGTATCAAGTTGTGACTGATGTGTGGGTGCAAACACGTCATATTTTGTATAgttttgtgtcggttttaagTGTGTAATTGTGTTTATTCGTATTGATATGAGTGCTTATCATACGTTCCAGGCTTAACGAGGCGTAAACGAGATACAAAGATTACACAAGCTGGAAAATGGGTTCGACAAGGCAATACGGAGCAAGAAAGTGGTTGTGCTGGAAAACatgctccctcgcgccacgcgagggaacAATAGTGTCCTGGCACGTGGCATGACAGACCCACTTTCAACAAAAGTCAAAACTGACTCCCTCGCGCCACACGAGGGAGTAGGGCGGTTCTGGCGTGTGGCACAACGACCTGAGACGGCGGAATTTTAGTTTTTAACCTATTTTTGCATGAGAACATTCCCCATTCAATTCCCAGCCGTCAAGAACGATACCAGAGCAGTTTTGGGCGATTTTCTCACCAATCTTCCATCTTTTAAGTGATTCCTTCATGTCCAATCAATTCCTAACGATTACTGAAGCTGTGATGACTTCGATGCGCGGGTAAGCCTCTCGTGACTTCTACCCGGATAAACTTTTGCTttgttttgcattgaactttGTTTACGGATTCGTgtaactggtacagcttgaccacttgtgttggattattggtaaacttttcttgtgtttgaattaCTTGTTATTTATTAAGCGCattggcaactttcttgcgttgttagcgggttggtaaatcgGTGGGTAGTTGATGCAATCAAACAGGTTATTAggttgcatagtgaatcttaaaaaaCTATCCTTATTaactaatcaaattcattaattccgatgccatgtctatgtggtgtatTGAATCGGTAAACAGGTTTTTATGTTAAACGGGTAATTGGGATTCCAAGTGGAGGTTACTTTTTCTCATATTGATTACACCTTTATTAATTAGTTCTTTTGTTTTTACAATCAAATTCATCAAACCCCCAAGTTAG belongs to Helianthus annuus cultivar XRQ/B chromosome 5, HanXRQr2.0-SUNRISE, whole genome shotgun sequence and includes:
- the LOC110938451 gene encoding ATP-dependent RNA helicase dbp5-like — its product is MATVYSLSQFLLQDNDPEMISVTTTGEKVNPVFRFQDIIQPELNLNLLKGLQQHLGLKRPTRLQSIFLGLACEPLFHPLIVQCPPTSEKIRCYAFTLLLHIKTSVKQPQALCIVPSKEDGEEVLKAVQEMGIFMDISGVVTDNKVKGDEITSQVVIGTPAVVVNLFFLKG